In Gallus gallus isolate bGalGal1 chromosome Z, bGalGal1.mat.broiler.GRCg7b, whole genome shotgun sequence, one DNA window encodes the following:
- the LOC112532140 gene encoding uncharacterized protein LOC112532140 isoform X1 has translation MDQVIKVLVQFCKDYCGKSTPSRKEIATVLSLLNELGELDSPRHILDSNRWDLLTSALCQRAMASQKATELKTWGLMLGALKAARAEHKLGAVMSGEGAPGSGSLEFCRTGAQTTANKTATEREEDCEKEDCEKDNEESQRLGGGATTPTAPPNSIALSPPPPYPKQPLYPSLATTSEQGAGPSPKGKGEGRLKLTDWGQIKEEVAQKGLAATYTLPVVVSEEGGPIWVPLDPKGVARMIEAVEKKGLKSPLTMNALEALTASGPVLPYDIENLMRMVLKPVQYTLWREEWHTKLKQMLIMAQGDQRNPIYGSDIQRLTGNAPGLLTPQAQVCQLRPGELIATTDAAIDAFRKLARSAEPTTPWTEIAQGPTEPFQEFADRLIKAVEGSDLPRAVHGPVILDCLYQKSSEGVQGILRAAPGRLQTPGEAIKYVLDKQKACPSVAGEVAAAVAGVMMACREADHRSADRQLGPCFKCGQLGHIRAQCRMGTGGGVTCQQCGRKGHTAPQCRARRPPRQGNNNGRPSTHGNFISRSVRAPHLSLPMAALSLSTHERPLVKATISCTNLPPDFQGPRSISATALIDSGADVTVVAETEWPSSWPAEASQSIMGVGGATPSRRSTNEVQAVVINRDGSLEKPALLTPLVARVPGTLLGRDFLRQIGIPQYPLNTFKGYVTNVTACDNDADLASQTACLIKALNTTLPWDPQELDILGSQMIKNGTTRTCVTFGSVCYKENNRSRVCHNFDGNFNGTGGAEAELRDFIEKWKSDDLLIRPYVNQSWTMVSPINVESFSISRRYCGFTSNETHYYRGDLSNWCGSKRGKWSAGYRNGTKCSSNTTGCGGNCTTEWNYYAYGFTFGKQPEVLWNNGTAKALPPGIFLICGDRAWQGIPRNALGGPCYLGQLTMLSPNFTTWITYGPNITGHRRSRRSLSRLSPDCGDELQLWSVTARIFASFFAPGIAAAQALKEIERLACWSVKQANLTSLILNAMLEDTSSIRHAVLQNRAAIDFLLLAQGHGCQDVEGMCCFNLSDHSESIHKALQAMKEHTEKIRLEDDPIGDWFTRTFGDLGRLLAKGVKTLLFALLVIACLLAIIPCIIKCFQDCLLRTMNQFMDERIKYHRIREQL, from the exons ATGGACCAAGTCATTAAGGTACTTGTGCAGTTTTGTAAGGACTACTGTGGAAAATCTACTCCTTCCCGGAAGGAGATCGCGACAGTTTTGTCGCTGTTAAAtgagctgggggagctggaCTCTCCCCGCCACATTTTGGATTCGAATAGGTGGGACTTGCTCACCTCGGCGCTATGCCAGCGCGCCATGGCCAGTCAGAAGGCTACGGAACTTAAAACGTGGGGACTGATGTTAGGAGCCCTTAAGGCGGCCAGGGCAGAGCACAAACTTGGCGCGGTCATGAGCGGGGAGGGAGCTCCGGGGAGCGGGTCTTTGGAGTTTTGCAG GACCGGCGCTCAGACGACAGCGAATAAAACGGCGACGGAGAGAGAGGAAGACTGCGAGAAGGAAGACTGCGAGAAGGACAACGAAGAGTCGCAGAGGCTCGGGGGGGGCGCAACGACGCCGACGGCCCCTCCTAATTCTATTGCGCTGTCGCCGCCCCCGCCCTACCCTAAGCAGCCGTTATATCCTTCCTTGGCAACGACATCGGAGCAGGGGGCGGGACCATCCCcaaaagggaagggggaggggagacTTAAGCTTACTGATTGGGGGCAGATCAAAGAGGAAGTGGCACAGAAAGGCCTGGCGGCAACTTATACACTCCCAGTTGTTGTCTCGGAGGAGGGAGGCCCAATCTGGGTCCCGTTGGACCCAAAGGGGGTAGCAAGGATGATTGAggcagtagaaaagaaaggGCTGAAGTCGCCATTGACGATGAATGCCCTTGAGGCCCTCACAGCATCGGGCCCAGTGCTGCCTTATGATATTGAAAATTTAATGCGCATGGTGTTGAAACCAGTGCAGTATACGCTTTGGAGAGAGGAGTGGCAtactaaattaaaacaaatgctgattATGGCGCAGGGTGATCAAAGAAACCCCATATATGGGTCCGATATACAGAGATTAACGGGCAATGCACCAGGTCTGCTGACCCCTCAAGCACAAGTTTGTCAACTTAGACCAGGAGAGTTGATAGCGACTACGGACGCTGCAATAGACGCGTTCCGAAAGCTTGCAAGGAGCGCTGAGCCCACTACTCCGTGGACAGAGATCGCGCAAGGCCCCACAGAGCCGTTTCAGGAGTTTGCAGACAGACTAATTAAGGCAGTGGAAGGCTCGGATCTGCCCAGAGCAGTTCACGGTCCCGTCATCCTGGATTGCTTGTATCAGAAGTCCAGTGAAGGGGTGCAGGGGATTTTGCGAGCGGCGCCGGGGAGGCTCCAAACCCCTGGTGAGGCCATCAAGTATGTCCTAGATAAGCAAAAGGCCTGTCCGTCTGTGGCAGGGGAGGTAGCTGCGGCGGTAGCAGGAGTGATGATGGCCTGTAGGGAGGCAGACCATCGTAGTGCGGACCGACAGTTAGGACCTTGCTTTAAATGTGGCCAGTTAGGCCATATTAGGGCCCAATGCAGAATGGGCACGGGTGGAGGTGTAACATGTCAGCAGTGTGGGCGGAAGGGTCATACAGCACCACAATGCAGGGCCCGTAGGCCTCCACGCCAGGGAAATAACAACGGGAGACCGTCCACGCACGGCAACTTCATTTCTCGATCGGTGCGGGCCCCTCACCTAAGTTTACCCATGGCGGCGCTGTCTCTAAGTACCCATGAGCGCCCTCTGGTGAAAGCCACTATTTCTTGTACCAACCTCCCGCCGGATTTTCAAGGCCCTCGATCTATCTCTGCCACTGCCCTCATAGATTCCGGCGCCGACGTTACTGTGGTCGCGGAAACAGAATGGCCATCCTCGTGGCCCGCGGAGGCCTCGCAGTCTATTATGGGGGTTGGAGGGGCGACCCCCTCACGCCGGTCTACCAATGAGGTACAAGCGGTTGTGATTAACAGGGATGGCTCCTTAGAGAAACCGGCGTTGCTTACGCCATTGGTGGCGCGTGTCCCCGGAACTCTTCTGGGGCGGGATTTCTTGCGACAGATAGGCATTCCACAGTATCCTCTGAACACCTTCAAGGGATACGTCACTAATGTTACTGCTTGCGATAACGATGCCGATTTAGCCAGCCAAACAGCATGCTTGATAAAGGCTCTAAATACAACCCTCCCTTGGGACCCCCAAGAATTGGATATTTTAGGGTCCCAGATGATCAAGAACGGAACAACACGTACGTGTGTTACCTTTGGTTCGGTGTGCTATAAAGAGAACAATCGCAGTAGAGTCTGTCACAATTTTGATGGGAATTTTAATGGGACTGGTGGGGCAGAAGCAGAATTGCGTGACTTcatagaaaaatggaaaagtgatGACCTTCTTATAAGGCCCTATGTCAACCAATCATGGACGATGGTAAGTCCAATAAACGTAGAGAGTTTTTCAATAAGTCGTAGATATTGTGGATTCACCAGTAACGAGACTCATTACTATAGAGGGGACCTTTCTAATTGGTGTGGttcaaaaaggggaaaatggtCAGCGGGGTACAGGAATGGGACAAAATGTTCCAGCAACACGACGGGTTGCGGTGGTAATTGCACGACGGAATGGAATTATTATGCATATGGGTTTACCTTCGGGAAACAGCCAGAGGTGTTGTGGAACAATGGGACTGCTAAGGCACTCCCACCAGGTATTTTCTTGATTTGTGGGGACAGGGCTTGGCAAGGCATCCCGCGTAATGCCTTGGGAGGGCCCTGTTATCTAGGACAATTGACTATGCTCTCTCCTAACTTTACCACCTGGATAACATATGGGCCGAACATTACGGGTCACCGCCGTAGCAGGCGCTCGCTGAGTCGTCTCTCACCTGACTGCGGTGATGAGCTACAGCTATGGAGTGTGACAGCCCGgatatttgcttctttctttgctcctggtatagcagcagcacaggcctTAAAGGAGATCGAACGATTGGCATGTTGGTCGGTTAAGCAAGCGAATTTAACATCATTAATATTGAATGCGATGCTGGAGGATACGAGCAGCATCCGGCACGCAGTGTTGCAGAATCGAGCAGCCATCGATTTCTTACTCCTGGCGCAGGGACACGGGTGTCAAGACGTGGAAGGGATGTGTTGCTTCAATCTCAGCGATCACAGTGAGTCCATTCACAAGGCGCTCCAAGCCATGAAGGAACATACAGAGAAGATACGGTTGGAAGATGATCCCATAGGGGATTGGTTTACGCGCACGTTTGGTGATCTAGGAAGGTTGCTCGCGAAAGGTGTTAAGACGCTACTGTTTGCCTTGCTTGTCATAGCCTGTCTATTAGCTATCATTCCATGTATAATCAAGTGCTTTCAGGATTGTCTATTGAGAACAATGAATCAGTTTATGGATGAACGCAtaaaatatcatagaattaGGGAGCAGCTGTAG